The DNA window CCTTGGCTCGCTGACCGCCTTTTTCCTTCTTGGCATCCACACTTTTTAGCGTAGAGCCGAGAAACGGCAATCCATTGTCGTTTTCTTCTCCTGCCAAGCAGGGTATAATGGACTCGAATGGGGCATCCTTGTGGAGGTGGAAAACCCGATGAGCCAAGCGCTGCGGCAAGACGACCGGCTGTACGACATCACGATCATCGGCGGTGGGCCGACGGGGCTCTTTGCGGCGTTCTATGCCGGCATGCGGCAGTGCTCCGTCAAAATTCTCGAAAGCATGCCGCAACTCGGCGGGCAGCTGTCGGCGCTGTATCCCGAGAAGTACATCTACGATGTGGCCGGCTTTCCGAAAATCAAGGCCCAAGACCTCGTCAACAACCTGATCGAGCAGGCGATGAAGTTTCAACCGACGGTCTGCCTGGAAGAAAAGGTTCTGGACGTCCGAAAGCAGGACGACGGGACCTTCGTGCTGACCACCGAAAAGGGCGTGCACCGGTCCAAGGCCGTCATCATCACCGCCGGCGCCGGTGCCTTCGAGCCGCGCCGCCTCGAGCTTCCGGAGGCCGAGAAATACGAGAAGACCAATCTGCATTACTTTGTCACCGACCTCAAGGCCTTTGCCGGCAAGCGCGTGCTCGTCTGCGGCGGCGGGGACTCGGCCGTCGATTGGGCGCTGATGCTCGAGCCGATCGCCGAACAGGTCACCCTCATCCACCGCCGCGACAAGTTCCGCGCCCACGAACACAGCGTGGAACAGCTCTTCGCCTCGCGCGTGACGGTC is part of the Calditerricola satsumensis genome and encodes:
- a CDS encoding NAD(P)/FAD-dependent oxidoreductase, whose translation is MSQALRQDDRLYDITIIGGGPTGLFAAFYAGMRQCSVKILESMPQLGGQLSALYPEKYIYDVAGFPKIKAQDLVNNLIEQAMKFQPTVCLEEKVLDVRKQDDGTFVLTTEKGVHRSKAVIITAGAGAFEPRRLELPEAEKYEKTNLHYFVTDLKAFAGKRVLVCGGGDSAVDWALMLEPIAEQVTLIHRRDKFRAHEHSVEQLFASRVTVKTPYEIRALHGDGRIEQVVIYHNKTQAEEVLDVDAVIVSFGFVSSLGPIQNWGLQLEKGGIVVNSRMETNIPGIYAAGDIATYPGKVKLIAVGFGEAPTAVNNAKAYIDPDARLQPVHSTSMKF